From Daucus carota subsp. sativus chromosome 6, DH1 v3.0, whole genome shotgun sequence, the proteins below share one genomic window:
- the LOC108192823 gene encoding alpha-L-arabinofuranosidase 1, which translates to MGFSRGPCSVLVCILVGLCSFYPCSGTDITAQLFVNASKQSARTIPDTLFGIFFEEINHAGAGGLWAELVDNRGFEAGGQATPSDIAPWFIIGDESLVVLSTDRSSCFDRNKIALRMDVLCDSKGPLICPAGGVGVYNPGFWGMNIEQGKSYKLILYLRSYNPINVSVSLTDSTGSQPLATSNIIASSVSNWTRMEFLFVAKATNPNSRLQFTTTQAGVIWFDQVSLMPVDTYKGLGFRKDLFQLLADLKPAFLRFPGGCFVEGGRLPNAVRWKDTIGPWEERPGHYGDVWDYWTDDGLGHFEFFQLAEDLGALPIWVFNNGISLHGEVNMSVILPFIHEVLDGLEFAKGDASTTWGSVRAALGHPEPFDLRYVAIGNEECPIQGYRGNYLKFYQAIKHYYPEIKIISNCDGSSQKLDHPADLYDYHIYTSANNMFSKYNAFDYVARDGPKAFVSEYAVTPKEDAGTGSLLAALAEAGFLLGLERNSDIVEMASYAPLFVNTNDRRWNPDAIVLNSAKAYGTPSYWMQQFFIESNGATLLNSTLQASSTNSLHASAIIWKNTDDVTYYLRLKFVNIGSVPVSMKIGIDGVKINTKSAVSTVLTSDNVMDENSFDKPAKVTPVKAPLTADVEADDTGMTFTLAQHSLTCIDVLTT; encoded by the exons ATGGGTTTTAGCAGAGGTCCTTGCAGTGTTCTGGTTTGCATTTTGGTTGGGTTGTGTTCTTTTTATCCGTGTTCTGGAACTGATATTACTGCGCAGTTATTCGTAAATGCTTCTAAACAGTCTGCAAGAACCATACCAGATACATTGTTTGGTATATTCTTTGAG GAGATCAACCATGCCGGGGCTGGTGGCTTGTGGGCAGAGCTTGTAGACAACAGAG GTTTTGAAGCTGGGGGCCAGGCCACTCCCTCAGATATTGCTCCTTGGTTCATAATTGGAGATGAATCATTGGTAGTTTTATCAACAGACCGTTCGTCATGCTTTGATCGTAATAAAATTGCACTTCGGATGGATGTTCTCTGCGATAGCAAAGGTCCATTGATCTGTCCAGCTGGAGGGGTTGGGGTTTACAACCCTGGATTTTGGGGGATG AATATTGAACAAGGGAAGAGCTATAAACTGATTTTATATCTCCGGTCATATAATCCGATTAACGTTTCTGTATCCCTGACAGACTCAACTGGATCACAACCACTGGCTACTTCTAACATTAT AGCTTCTAGTGTTTCAAATTGGACTAGGATGGAGTTTTTGTTTGTAGCGAAAGCAACCAATCCTAATTCAAGACTGCAGTTCACAACAACTCAGGCAGGAGTTATATGGTTTGATCAAGTTTCATTAATGCCAGTGGACACATACAAG GGTCTTGGTTTCCGGAAAGATCTTTTTCAATTGCTAGCGGATCTTAAACCAGCATTTCTCAGATTTCCAG GTGGTTGCTTTGTTGAAGGTGGTAGATTACCTAATGCAGTCCGCTGGAAAGATACTATTGGTCCTTGGGAAGAGAGGCCTGGACATTATGGTGATGTTTGGGATTACTGGACAGATGATGGACTAGGGCACTTCGAGTTTTTCCAG CTAGCAGAAGACTTGGGTGCATTGCCAATATGGGTATTTAACAATG GAATCAGTCTCCATGGCGAAGTTAATATGTCCGTTATCTTACCATTTATTCAT GAAGTACTAGATGGTCTTGAGTTCGCCAAAGGCGATGCTTCAACGACATGGGGTTCTGTTCGAGCAGCACTGGGACATCCAGAACCTTTCGACTTGAGATATGTTGCTATTGGGAATGAGGAATGCCCAATCCAAGGTTACCGCG GGAACTACCTTAAATTCTACCAAGCTATAAAACATTATTACCCagagattaaaataatatccAACTGCGATGGTTCTTCTCAGAAATTGGATCACCCTGCAGATCTGTATGATTATCAT ATATATACCAGCGCAAACAACATGTTTTCAAAGTATAATGCTTTCGATTATGTAGCACGAGATGGCCCGAAG GCTTTTGTAAGTGAATATGCTGTGACCCCGAAAGAAGATGCCGGGACAGGAAGTCTTTTGGCAGCACTGGCAGAAGCTGGATTTCTTCTCGGGCTTGAAAGGAACAG TGATATTGTTGAAATGGCAAGCTATGCCCCTCTATTTGTGAACACAAATGACAGACG CTGGAACCCCGATGCAATTGTCTTAAACTCTGCGAAGGCGTATGGTACTCCTAGTTACTGGATGCAACAGTTTTTCATAGAGTCAAATGGCGCAACCCTTCTTAATTCGACACTTCAAGCAAGCTCAACGAATTCACTCCATGCATCTGCTATTATATGGAAAAATACAGATGATGTTACGTATTACTTGAGATTAAAG tttgTCAACATTGGTAGTGTCCCGGTGAGTATGAAGATTGGCATTGATGGGGTGAAGATCAACACAAAATCAGCAGTCAGTACTGTTCTTACTTCAGACAATGTTATGGATGAGAATTCTTTTGACAAGCCAGCAAAG GTGACACCAGTTAAGGCACCACTTACAGCTGACGTTGAAGCTGATGACACAGGAATGACGTTCACTCTTGCTCAGCATTCCTTAACTTGCATAGATGTGTTAACAACATAA
- the LOC108226270 gene encoding aladin — protein sequence MPSFPHPESVTICEINRDLITADSLSDDQAKEAYGKSLGITFTPIPFQSDYLVNTDDDTGVQTKTVLQSILSGSLESLLRPNTVKLLPEVDFHGISWHQHKRIIAFTSGPNQVTVCDYDDSGKETCILISESQRSVKALEWRPNGGRTLSVACKGGICIWSASFPGNAAPVRSGVTAGTISGSSGIRWTLVDILRGHADEQVTALSWSPDGRYLASASYESSSFTIWDVAQGLGTPIRRGLGGISILKWSPTGDYFFAAKLDGTFYLWETSTWASELWSSTSGLVTGASWDPDGHMVLIAFSESSTLGSIHFASKPPSLDAHLLPIELQEIQSLTLSRGVEKIAWDASGERLALTYKVGEKLYEGLIAIYDVRRTPLISASLVGFIRGPGENVKPVALSFHDKFKQGALLSVCWSSGYCCTYPLIFH from the exons atgcCGTCGTTCCCTCATCCAGAATCAGTCACCATCTGTGAAATCAACCGAGACCTca TTACTGCCGACAGTCTCTCCGATGATCAAGCCAAAGAGGCTTATGGCAAATCACTT GGGATTACATTTACACCCATTCCGTTTCAATCTGATTATCTAGTAAACACCGATGATGATACCGGGGTCCAGACCAAAACTGTATTGCAATCAATCCTCAGTGGTTCCTTGGAAAGCCTTCTTCGCCCCAACACT GTGAAACTGTTACCAGAAGTTGATTTTCATGGAATTAGTTGGCATCAGCATAAACGTATCATAGCATTCACTTCTGGCCCAAATCAGGTGACTGTATGTGATTACGATGATTCAG GAAAGGAGACATGCATTTTGATAAGTGAGTCTCAGAGAAGTGTTAAAGCTTTGGAGTGGAGGCCAAATGGCGGCAGGACACTTTCTGTAGCATGCAA AGGTGGAATTTGCATCTGGTCTGCTTCTTTTCCTGGCAATGCAGCGCCTGTGAGATCTGGAGTTACTGCAGGAACCATTTCTGGAAGTTCTGGAATTCGGTGGACACTAGTGGATATTCTCCGAGGACATGCTGATGAGCAAGTTACTGCGCTGTCATGGAGTCCAGATGGAAG ATATTTGGCATCTGCATCATACGAGAGCTCGTCTTTCACAATCTGGGATGTTGCACAAG GGCTAGGTACTCCAATTCGACGGGGCTTAGGGGGGATATCAATTCTTAAGTGGTCTCCTACTGGAGATTACTTTTTTGCTGCAAAACT TGATGGGACATTTTACCTTTGGGAGACGAGCACATGGGCGTCAGAACTATGGTCTTCAACTAGTGGTCTTGTCACG GGTGCATCATGGGATCCTGATGGGCATATGGTACTCATCGCTTTCTCAGAATCTTCAACATTAGGTTCTATCCACTTCGCATCAAAACCACCATCACTGG ATGCACATTTGTTGCCGATTGAATTGCAAGAGATCCAGTCCTTGACCCTCAG CCGAGGTGTTGAGAAAATAGCATGGGACGCTTCTGGAGAGCGGTTGGCTCTAACATATAAAGTTGGGGAGAAGCTTTACGAGGGTCTTATTGCCATATATGATGTGAGGAGGACTCCCCTAATATCGGCGTCACTAGT TGGGTTCATTAGAGGTCCGGGTGAAAATGTGAAGCCAGTTGCACTTTCTTTTCATGACAAATTCAAACAGGGAGCACTACTGTCTGTG TGTTGGAGCAGTGGTTACTGCTGCACCTACCCCCTTATATTTCATTAA
- the LOC108227266 gene encoding probable vacuolar amino acid transporter YPQ2 encodes MEGFNNSVSMCPVDQHCSQWAEENMSYCLCSTTDLISLTLGVISVLSWGVAEVPQLITNYKEKSVEGLSLMFITTWILGDLLNLIGCKLEPATLPTQYYMALLYTVTTLSLATQTIYYGHIYPRLKANKRHCKIDNVEKRRPHSNDIDKKQADSPRGLEIRSQLLACGVAPSIPIPLLSNDRGSVGGEFYYTSARSLSRSHTPTCGFYMPKRSSSGYECIPAEESLFGEHESTQSTPPSKTKSLMCAVSTLTFFLSISNLRHVDSNAAVMQNQGYVVHMGRKLLQVNESLLIEYGSSGAADIGSYLGWGMAIIYMGGRLPQIFLNFRRGHVEGLNPLMFIFALVGNITYVGSILVSSLDWAKLRPNLPWLVDAGGCVFLDTLILVQFIYFWYHPPQSHESKDESSNIT; translated from the exons ATGGAAGGTTTTAACAATTCGGTGTCGATGTGCCCTGTAGACCAACACTGTTCTCAATGGGCGGAAGAAAACATGAGCTATTGCCTGTGCAGCACCACAGATTTGATCTCGTTGACATTGGGTGTGATTAGTGTTCTTAGCTGGGGGGTTGCTGAGGTACCTCAGCTTATCACTAATTACAAGGAGAAATCGGTGGAGGGTCTTTCTCTCATGTTCATAACGACTTGGATACTCGG AGATTTGCTTAATCTGATTGGATGCAAGCTAGAACCAGCAACA CTTCCAACCCAATACTACATGGCATTG TTATATACAGTGACAACCTTGTCTCTTGCTACACAGACCATATACTATGGTCACATTTATCCGCGTCTGAAAGCCAATAAACGACACTGCAAG ATTGATAATGTAGAGAAGCGCAGACCACATAGTAATGATATTGACAAAAAACAAGCTGATAGTCCTCGTGGGTTGGAAATTAGAAGCCAGTTGCTAGCATGTGGAGTTGCTCCAAGTATACCAATCCCTCTTCTATCCAACGATCGTGGTTCTGTTGGGGGAGAGTTTTACTACAC GTCAGCAAGATCCCTATCACGAAGTCATACTCCAACATGTGGATTTTATATGCCAAAAAGGAGTAGTTCTGGCTATGAATGTATCCCTGCTGAAGAGTCCTTATTTGGGGAGCATGAGTCAACTCAGTCTACACCTCCTTCAAAGACTAAATCCTTGATGTGTGCT GTTTCTACTCTGACATTCTTTCTAAGCATTTCTAATCTACGGCATGTCGATAGCAATGCTGCTGTTATGCAAAATCAAGGATATGTGGTGCATATGGGTAGAAAGCTATTACAG GTAAATGAAAGCTTATTGATAGAGTACGGAAGCAGTGGGGCTGCTGATATTGGCAGCTATCTTGGCTGGGGAATGGCAATTATATACATGGGTGGACGTCTTcctcaaatttttttgaat TTCAGAAGAGGCCATGTTGAG GGGCTTAACCCACTTATGTTCATATTTGCTCTCGTTGGGAATATCACATATGTTGGAAG TATACTTGTGAGCAGCTTGGATTGGGCAAAACTAAGGCCAAACCTGCCATGGCTGGTGGATGCTGGAGGTTGCGTGTTTCTTGATACTCTT ATACTagttcaatttatttatttttggtatCATCCACCACAAAGTCACGAGAGTAAGGATGAAAGCTCCAACATTACTTAG
- the LOC108227265 gene encoding protein ROOT PRIMORDIUM DEFECTIVE 1 produces MTRVLQTFTKHKLNPPCSISFGPFNSSTQFRWKKKPTSTARTRLETRTRDLKLDQLSARFKKLNLILHLHKLMIDKKRGPFVSLQLMSRWNNIIGLNIGIGAFLRKYPHVFDVFTHPVKRNVCCRITEKMKGLLNEEEDVVRDLELENVKRVKKILLMSVNGRIHVHALRLVRRELGLPEDFRDSVLGKYSEDFRLVDLEVVELVDRDDESLRVAKIEEWREREYREKWLSEYETKYAFPIDFPTGFKIGAGFKEKLKNWQRMNYVKPYDVNEVVRVRTCGGIERFEKRAVAILHELLSLTVEKMIEVERIVHFRKDLGIEVNLRELILKHPGIFYISTKGSNQLVFLREAYSSGCLIETNPIHDVRRKMLELMLMGCRNTKELKIEKEKIKDRTANQVLYNDGERGGRDTDFVISILENCHGHNYDYGASDIEDSSE; encoded by the coding sequence ATGACTAGGGTTTTACAGACCTTCACAAAACATAAACTCAATCCCCCTTGTTCAATCTCATTCGGCCCATTCAATTCCTCCACCCAATTCCGATGGAAGAAAAAACCCACCAGCACCGCAAGAACCCGTTTAGAGACCCGTACCCGAGACCTCAAACTCGACCAACTCTCAGCCCGTTTCAAGAAACTCAACCTCATTCTTCACCTCCACAAGCTCATGATTGATAAAAAACGAGGCCCATTTGTCTCTCTTCAACTAATGTCTCGCTGGAACAACATCATTGGACTTAACATTGGCATTGGCGCTTTTCTCCGCAAGTACCCCCATGTGTTTGATGTATTTACTCACCCAGTTAAGCGGAATGTGTGTTGTCGAATTACGGAGAAGATGAAGGGGTTGTTGAATGAGGAAGAAGATGTTGTTAGGGATTTGGAATTGGAGAATGTGAAAAGGGTTAAGAAGATTTTGTTGATGTCGGTTAATGGGAGAATTCATGTACATGCTTTGAGGTTGGTTAGGAGGGAGTTGGGGTTACCGGAAGATTTTCGTGACTCggtacttgggaagtatagtgAGGATTTTAGATTAGTTGATTTGGAAGTAGTGGAATTGGTTGATAGAGATGATGAGAGTTTGCGTGTTGCGAAGATTGAGGAGTGGAGGGAGAGGGAGTATAGAGAGAAGTGGTTGAGTGAGTATGAGACCAAGTATGCTTTTCCTATTGATTTCCCGACTGGTTTTAAGATCGGGGCGGGGTTTAAGGAGAAGTTAAAGAATTGGCAAAGAATGAATTATGTTAAGCCTTATGATGTTAATGAGGTCGTGCGGGTTCGTACTTGTGGAGGCATTGAACGGTTTGAGAAACGTGCTGTTGCAATCCTTCATGAGTTGTTGAGTTTGACGGTGGAGAAGATGATTGAGGTTGAGCGGATTGTACACTTTCGGAAAGATTTAGGGATTGAAGTTAATCTCCGGGAGCTTATTTTGAAGCACCCTGGAATATTTTACATATCCACCAAAGGAAGCAATCAATTGGTTTTTCTTAGAGAAGCATATAGCAGTGGGTGTTTAATTGAGACTAACCCAATTCATGATGTTCGGAGAAAAATGTTAGAGCTTATGTTGATGGGATGTAGGAATACTAAAGAGTTGAAAATTGAAAAGGAGAAAATCAAGGACAGGACTGCAAACCAGGTACTTTATAATGACGGTGAAAGAGGAGGACGGGACACTGACTTTGTTATCTCGATTCTAGAGAACTGTCATGGTCATAATTATGACTATGGTGCTAGTGATATCGAAGATTCTTCAGAATAA